The following coding sequences lie in one Musa acuminata AAA Group cultivar baxijiao chromosome BXJ1-8, Cavendish_Baxijiao_AAA, whole genome shotgun sequence genomic window:
- the LOC103993777 gene encoding probable magnesium transporter NIPA9 produces MWESICLTLMATAGNNIGKVLQKKGTVILPPLSFKLKVISAYISNKLWVVGFLMDISGAILMLRALSQAPVSVIQPVSGCGLAILCVFSHFYLKEVMNALDWVGIALAGAGTIGVGFGGEEQNGSIVSLFHLPLMGFSVALLFALLDTWLRIYKRRRQDQELMHSEVIEEIIFGLESGILFGMASVISKMGFVFSEQGFSKIMVPICISISICCSATGFVYQTRGLKHGRAIVVSTCAAVASIVTGVLAGMLALGEHMPTSPVARVTLLLGWLFIILGVILLVSSTRLMALLPRPIRRHLRSNLEKNQNLRRSGSVRAKDPSPSAVIQASTLHHLVTSPAKEKA; encoded by the exons atgTGGGAATCGATATGCTTGACGCTCATGGCGACGGCTGGGAACAACATCGGCAAGGTCCTCCAGAAGAAGGGCACCGTCATCCTCCCTCCCCTCTCCTTCAAGCTCAAG GTGATCAGCGCATATATTTCAAACAAATTGTGGGTTGTAGGATTTCTTATGGATATATCTGGGGCCATTTTGATGCTGAGGGCATTATCTCAAGCTCCG GTTTCTGTAATACAACCAGTTTCTGGCTGTGGACTTGCTATACTTTGTGTTTTCTCTCATTTTTATCTCAAAGAAGTAATGAATGCTCTTGACTGGGTGGGGATTGCATTGGCTGGTGCTGGCACAATAG GAGTTGGCTTTGGAGGGGAGGAGCAAAATGGTTCAATAGTCTCTCTTTTCCACTTACCTTTGATGGGCTTCTCGGTTGCCTTGTTGTTT GCTCTTCTGGATACATGGCTGCGCATTTACAAGAGGCGAAGGCAAGATCAAGAACTG ATGCATTCTGAAGTCATAGAGGAAATAATATTTGGCTTGGAATCAGGCATTTTATTTGG GATGGCATCTGTTATATCAAAGATGGGCTTTGTATTTTCAGAGCAGGGCTTCTCAAAGATCATGGTACCTATATGCATTTCCATCAGCATCTGCTGCAGTGCTACTGGATTTGTTTATCAG ACCCGAGGCCTGAAGCATGGAAGGGCTATTGTGGTATCCACATGTGCAGCTGTGGCATCAATTGTTACTGGTGTTCTGGCTGGTATGCTTGCTCTGGGCGAACACATGCCTACTTCCCCTGTTGCCCGTGTCACTCTCTTGCTTGGATG GCTCTTCATTATTCTTGGGGTAATTCTCCTTGTTAGTTCAACCCGATTGATGGCACTTCTACCTAGGCCTATCCGGCGCCATCTGAGAAGCAACCTTGAGAAAAATCAGAATCTCAGACGATCGGGTTCGGTACGTGCCAAGGATCCTAGCCCAAGTGCAGTAATTCAAGCATCCACGCTGCATCATCTGGTAACTTCTCCGGCAAAAGAGAAGGCATAG